Proteins found in one Acidobacteriota bacterium genomic segment:
- a CDS encoding type II toxin-antitoxin system Phd/YefM family antitoxin, which produces MQKLKIDQDIRSMSEVRNAMASFIKQVHNTKRPVVITQHGKGVAVLLSANEYEAMQEKIELLSDVQTSLNQLAGGEGISHQNAKDKLLKRISQ; this is translated from the coding sequence ATGCAAAAGCTTAAGATTGATCAAGATATCAGATCCATGTCGGAAGTCAGAAACGCCATGGCTTCTTTCATCAAACAAGTCCATAACACCAAACGTCCGGTTGTCATTACACAGCATGGCAAAGGCGTTGCCGTTCTGTTGAGCGCAAATGAATATGAAGCGATGCAGGAAAAAATTGAACTTCTTTCAGACGTCCAAACCTCTCTTAACCAACTGGCTGGAGGAGAGGGAATCTCTCACCAAAATGCAAAAGACAAATTATTGAAGCGGATTTCTCAATGA
- a CDS encoding RNA polymerase sigma factor, whose protein sequence is MDKTGKTGAGLEDILRYREEIFLVCLGFSRDVTAAEDLCQDVYARACAKLPTIRNIDALKPWLFRIARNICLDHGRRSRIVRFVPLDTAAAGESPEAPHRESGENDNRLAFLKAAVGRLPVKLREVFVLREYARLSYGEIARTLDIREGTVMSRLHRGRRVLVKIFGENHHDNAAE, encoded by the coding sequence ATGGATAAGACGGGAAAGACCGGAGCGGGCCTGGAGGACATCCTCCGGTACCGCGAAGAGATTTTCCTCGTGTGCCTGGGCTTTTCCCGGGATGTCACCGCGGCGGAGGACCTGTGCCAGGATGTCTATGCCAGGGCCTGCGCCAAGCTGCCGACCATCCGGAACATCGATGCACTGAAGCCCTGGCTGTTCCGCATCGCCCGGAACATTTGCCTGGATCACGGCCGGCGGTCCCGCATTGTCCGCTTTGTCCCCCTGGATACGGCCGCCGCTGGGGAGTCTCCGGAAGCCCCTCACCGGGAATCCGGGGAAAACGACAACCGCCTGGCCTTCCTGAAAGCCGCCGTCGGCCGCCTTCCGGTAAAGCTTCGGGAGGTGTTCGTCCTGAGGGAATACGCCCGTCTCTCCTACGGGGAGATCGCCAGGACGCTGGACATCAGGGAGGGCACGGTCATGTCGCGCCTGCACCGCGGCCGCCGGGTGCTCGTCAAGATCTTTGGGGAGAATCACCATGACAACGCCGCCGAATGA
- a CDS encoding type II toxin-antitoxin system RelE/ParE family toxin, protein MRFTPSARIRFLDALAYIAKDKPSSAFRFRKRAEEGLRRLEKYPESGRVIPEFPELAHREVVISPYRFFYRVEKKTVWIVAVWHGAQAIVEPF, encoded by the coding sequence GTGCGGTTTACGCCCTCAGCCCGAATCCGGTTTCTTGATGCGCTTGCCTACATCGCGAAGGATAAGCCTTCATCTGCGTTCAGGTTTCGCAAACGAGCCGAAGAGGGGCTTAGGAGATTGGAGAAATATCCGGAGTCGGGTCGAGTGATACCAGAGTTCCCGGAGTTGGCGCACCGGGAGGTTGTGATCAGTCCGTATCGTTTCTTTTATCGCGTTGAGAAGAAGACGGTGTGGATTGTGGCAGTATGGCACGGAGCACAAGCGATCGTTGAACCGTTCTGA
- a CDS encoding energy transducer TonB: MFKDSLFVPERHARGAAIALPAAALSHALFLNLALVLPLLKVGDLPQIRASDVRIAPALPKTPLPPPKGRTGSPGGRIRPRTVPVAAAAWRVAPVDIPVGIAEEDFGAEGADYGIPGGVDYGVEGGLPANILSEALYSLVGEVEAPVRAVGEVRPPRLVRKIEPDYPEIARMSRVEGIVILEATTDVYGRVTDVRILRSIPLLDGVAIAAVRQWVYEPMIINGRPRPVVFTVTVRFQLK, translated from the coding sequence ATGTTCAAGGATTCGCTGTTCGTTCCGGAAAGACATGCGCGGGGCGCGGCCATCGCGCTACCGGCAGCCGCGCTCAGTCATGCCCTTTTTCTGAATCTGGCCCTGGTCCTGCCTCTCCTCAAGGTAGGTGATCTGCCGCAGATTAGAGCCTCGGACGTCAGGATCGCTCCCGCTCTTCCCAAAACCCCCCTGCCTCCGCCGAAAGGAAGGACCGGAAGCCCGGGAGGCCGCATCAGGCCTCGGACCGTTCCCGTGGCGGCCGCGGCATGGAGGGTTGCACCCGTGGATATTCCCGTCGGCATCGCCGAGGAGGACTTCGGAGCCGAGGGCGCGGATTATGGGATCCCCGGCGGCGTCGACTACGGGGTTGAAGGCGGCTTGCCGGCCAACATTCTCAGCGAGGCGCTCTACAGCCTCGTCGGCGAGGTCGAGGCCCCGGTCCGGGCCGTCGGCGAGGTCAGACCGCCCAGGCTCGTCCGGAAGATCGAGCCCGATTACCCTGAGATCGCTCGGATGTCCCGGGTCGAAGGCATCGTCATTCTCGAAGCGACGACCGATGTCTACGGCCGGGTGACGGATGTCCGTATTTTGCGCTCCATTCCTCTCCTCGATGGGGTTGCGATCGCGGCCGTTCGGCAGTGGGTGTACGAGCCGATGATCATCAACGGCCGGCCCCGGCCGGTTGTCTTCACCGTTACCGTCAGGTTCCAACTCAAGTAG
- a CDS encoding type II toxin-antitoxin system Phd/YefM family antitoxin: MIVDTFNGIIVCIIGGVVMVKVPKIVPVTDLRQDAAAVLKRLQESGEPLVITQRGRATAVLLNLDAYERSQHEREILRLLALGEREIAQGKGCSLDSVLREADALLRESES, encoded by the coding sequence TTGATAGTTGATACGTTCAATGGTATTATTGTATGTATCATTGGAGGTGTCGTAATGGTTAAAGTTCCCAAAATTGTCCCCGTGACCGACCTTCGGCAGGATGCGGCGGCTGTCCTGAAGAGATTGCAAGAATCCGGAGAGCCTCTTGTCATAACCCAGAGAGGGCGGGCGACGGCTGTACTGCTGAATCTCGATGCCTACGAGCGATCTCAGCACGAACGGGAAATTTTGCGCCTGCTGGCGCTTGGTGAGAGGGAAATTGCCCAGGGGAAGGGGTGTTCGCTTGATAGCGTGCTTCGGGAGGCTGATGCCCTTCTTCGGGAAAGTGAATCGTGA
- a CDS encoding type II toxin-antitoxin system RelE/ParE family toxin, whose product MKIVWSPLAVERASEIIDYIAQDKPLAAGTWIRAIFSKVEQLRSNPEIGRIVPEINERQFREIIYGNYRIIYHIETKQISILTIRHGKQILPIDEIKACRS is encoded by the coding sequence ATGAAAATCGTGTGGTCGCCGCTTGCTGTTGAAAGAGCATCGGAGATCATTGATTACATTGCCCAAGACAAACCTTTGGCGGCAGGGACATGGATTCGTGCGATTTTCTCAAAGGTTGAGCAGCTTCGATCGAATCCGGAAATCGGGCGGATCGTCCCTGAAATCAATGAACGTCAGTTCAGAGAGATCATATACGGAAACTATCGGATCATCTATCACATCGAAACAAAGCAAATATCCATACTCACGATTCGCCATGGGAAACAGATTTTGCCGATAGATGAAATCAAGGCGTGCAGATCTTAG
- a CDS encoding type II toxin-antitoxin system HicA family toxin, producing the protein MHRIPRDLSGSELCKLLGRFGYAVTRQTGSHIRLTAQQPSQVHHITIPNHDPIKIGTLNKILNDIAAFQNISKEQLIQQLWG; encoded by the coding sequence ATGCATAGAATACCCCGCGATCTCTCCGGCAGCGAGCTGTGCAAACTTTTGGGGCGCTTCGGCTACGCAGTCACACGCCAGACAGGCAGCCATATCAGGCTAACCGCTCAACAACCGTCGCAGGTTCATCACATAACCATCCCCAATCACGATCCGATTAAAATCGGCACCCTCAATAAAATTCTGAACGACATCGCAGCGTTTCAAAATATCTCAAAAGAACAACTGATTCAACAACTGTGGGGCTGA
- a CDS encoding 2-oxoisovalerate dehydrogenase, with the protein MNEIFFLIEEDPEGGFNAQALGHSIFTEGDTEEELKHNIIDSIKCHFEAAEVPAVVRLHFVREEVLAVHA; encoded by the coding sequence ATGAATGAAATATTTTTTTTGATTGAAGAAGACCCTGAAGGTGGGTTTAACGCCCAGGCGCTGGGGCATTCCATCTTTACCGAGGGAGATACAGAGGAAGAGCTGAAACACAATATCATCGATTCGATTAAATGCCACTTCGAGGCAGCGGAAGTTCCTGCTGTCGTGAGGCTGCATTTTGTCAGAGAGGAAGTGCTGGCCGTCCATGCATAG